Genomic window (Pseudomonas sp. L5B5):
GAACCACCCCATGCTTGAGTTGGCCCCACTGCTGGTTTCAGCAATGATTCTCGGCCTCCTGGGTGGTGGCCATTGCCTGGGCATGTGCGGCGGCCTGATGGGCGCCCTGACCCTGGCGATCCCCCAGGAACAACGTGGGCGGCGCCTGCGCCTGCTGTTGGCCTACAACCTGGGGCGGATTCTCAGCTATGCCCTGGCCGGCTTGCTGCTGGGCCTGGCGGGTTGGGCGGTGGCCAACAGTCCCCTGGCCCTGTTCATGCGCACCCTGGCCGGCTTGCTGCTGATCGCCATGGGCCTGTACCTGGCCGGCTGGTGGAGCGGCCTGACCCGCATCGAAGCCCTTGGCAAGGGGTTGTGGCGGCATATCCAGCCGGCAGCCAGCCGCCTGCTGCCGGTGTCCACCCTGTCGCGAGCCCTGGTACTGGGCGCGCTCTGGGGCTGGCTGCCCTGCGGACTGGTGTACAGCACCTTGCTGTGGTCGGCGAGCCAGGGCAACGCGCTGGATAGCGCACTGCTGATGCTGGCCTTCGGCCTTGGCACCTGGCCGGTCCTGCTGGCCACCGGCCTGGCAGCGGAACGAGTCACCGCCCTGCTGCGTCGTCGCAGCGTACGCCTGGCCGGCGGCCTGCTGGTGATGCTGTTCGGTATCTGGACCCTGCCCGGCCCCCACCAGCACTGGCTGATGGGCCACTGAGCGCGGCGGGGCTACGAACCCCGCGGGCGCTACCCCAGGCGCCTGGAAACACCCTTGATACAAATCAACATGGCTTCAGCCCCAACCCCCTAGACTCGCGAACATTGCCAGCCTATCCGGGGGAATTCCCGCATGCTCGACGCCATTCGTTGGGACACAGATCTGATCCGCCGCTACGACCTGGCGGGACCGCGCTATACCTCCTACCCGACCGCTGTGCAATTCAACAGCCAGGTCGGCGCCTTCGACCTGCTGCACGCCCTGCGGGACAGCCGCAAGGCCCAGCGTCCATTGTCGCTGTATGTGCACATCCCGTTCTGCGCCAACATCTGCTACTACTGTGCCTGCAACAAGGTCATCACCAAGGATCGCAGCCGCGCCCTGCCCTACCTCCAGCGCCTGGAGCAGGAGATGCAGTTGATCGCCTGCCACCTGGCCCCCAACCAGCGGGTCGAACAGTTGCACTTTGGCGGCGGCACCCCGACCTTCCTCAATCATGACGAACTGCGCCAGCTGATGGCCTTGCTGCGCAAGCACTTCAACTTGCTCGACGATGACTCCGGCGACTACGGCATCGAGATCGACCCCCGGGAGGCCGACTGGTCGACCATGGGCCTGTTGCGCGAACTGGGATTCAACCGGGTCAGCGTCGGCCTGCAGGACCTGGACCCGGTGGTGCAGCGTGCGGTCAACCGCCTGCAGAGCCTGGAGGAAACCCGGGCAGTGATCGAAGCGGCCCGAACCCTGCAATTTCGCTCCATCAACATCGACCTGATCTACGGCCTGCCCAAGCAGACCCCGGAAAACTTCGCCCGGACCGTGGACGAGGTCATCAGCCTGCAACCGGATCGGCTCTCGGTATTCAACTATGCCCACCTGCCCGAACGCTTCATGCCGCAGCGGCGAATCAACAGCAGCGAACTGCCGGCACCCGCGGAAAAACTGCAGATGCTGCAACGCAGCATCGAACAGCTGACAGCAGCCGGGTACCGCTACATCGGCATGGATCACTTCGCCCTGCCAGACGATGAACTGGCCATTGCCCAGGAGGAGTCGACCCTGCAACGCAACTTCCAGGGATACACCACCCATGGACACTGTGACCTGATCGGCCTGGGTGTTTCGGCCATCAGTCAGATCGGCGATCTGTACTGCCAGAACAGCAGCGACCTGACCCACTATCAAAATGCATTGGCGGGCGCACAACTAGCCACTAGTCGTGGTTTGGTATGCAATGCCGACGACCGTCTGCGCCGCGAAATAATTCAACAACTGATATGCAACTTTAGTCTTAAGTTCGAAGATATCGAACAGGCTTTCAATATCGACTTTCGCGGTTATTTTCATGAACTATGGGCAAACTTGCAGGAGATGGCGGACGATGGCCTGATCGAACTCAGTGACCAAGCCATTAACGTATTACCGGCCGGACGCCTGCTGGTTCGTTCGGTCTGCATGGTATTCGACGCGTACCTGGGACAGCAGAACCGCCAGCGTTTTTCCCGGGTAATCTGAGACTTTTAACAACATGTGCCCGACATCCGGTTCACTGGCTGCAACATGATCGACGCCTCAAGGGATTTCACCTGGCTGCTAGGACTTCATGAGCAGCGCGGCGGCCTTCATCACCTGTTCCGGAGTCAGGCTCTCCTGACGCATCGCCTTGACCAGGGAGGCATTGGTGGACAACAAGCCACCGTTGAGGGTCGCCAGGGCCGCTTGCACGCTACCGACCTTGACCCTGGTTTCTTCGGGGCTCAAACGCTTGTCGGCCATGATGACCTGCAACTCGGCGGTCTTCTCTGAAATCTGTTGTTGCAATTTCCTGATCATCTTGAGGATCTGCTGAATGGTCTGGGGCAAACCACTTTCCTCGATATCGCTGTCATCCCCGGTAGCCCTGGAGGATTTCATCAGGCCCGCACCCGACAGCGACACTTTGACGCCCTCCCCCTGTGCCGACCCGGCAACTAACGGAGAAACCCTTAGTTCTTCGCCCTCGGCGGTTTTCGAAGATTCTGAAAAAGGCTGCAAGTTGTTGCTGCCATTAGTAATACCGCCAACGGACGACATAACCGCGCCTCTCCAAGTTGCTTTTGTTAACAGGCTATCGACCCACTAAAGGATTGCTTTACGACGGATCGTGAATACGGCACGGACTGGCCGGAACCTCCTCCCGTGAGTTACCCTTACGGCTTATGTGTGCTTTCCCACAAGGATTCTAGAATGTCCGAGCCAGTTAAACTGCGCGCTCATAACCAGGCCCATTGCAAGGATTGCAGCCTGGCCCCTCTCTGCCTGCCACTTTCTCTGAATCTGGAAGACATGGACGCGCTGGACGAAATCGTCAAACGTGGCCGCCCATTGAAAAAAGGCGAGTTCCTGTTCCGTCAGGGTGATGGCTTCGACTCGGTGTATGCCGTCCGCTCGGGCGCCCTGAAAACCTTCAGCCTCAGCGACAGTGGCGAAGAACAGATCACCGGCTTCCACCTTCCAAGCGAGCTGGTGGGGTTGTCCGGCATGGATACCGAAAGCCATCCGGTTTCGGCGCAAGCGCTGGAAACCACCTCGGTATGCGAAATCCCCTTCGAGCGCCTGGATGAGCTGGCACTGCAGCTGCCACAGTTGCGTCGCCAGTTGATGCGAGTCATGAGCCGCGAGATCCGCGATGATCAGCAGATGATGCTGCTGCTGTCGAAAAAGACCGCCGATGAACGTATCGCCACCTTCCTGGTAAACCTGTCGGCCCGTTTTCGCGCCCGGGGCTTTTCCGCCAACCAGTTCCGCCTCAGCATGTCGCGCAACGAAATCGGCAACTACCTGGGCCTGGCAGTGGAAACCGTATCCCGGGTCTTCACGCGCTTCCAGCAGAACGAGCTGATTGCCGCCGAAGGCAAGGAAGTGCACATCCTCGATCCGATCCAGCTCTGCGCCCTGGCCGGCGGTTCGGTGGAAGGCTGATCCACACGCAGTGCGGCTGAGCCAAGCGGCTCGGTCGCGGGTATACTGGCGCGGCTTATTTCGCCCGCCAGGACACCTGCAGATGGCCTTCGACTCCTTCGACATCAAATCCCTGATCCGCCCCGTCATCGACTTCCCGAAGCCGGGCGTGATCTTTCGCGACATCACCCCCCTGTTCCAGTCTCCCCGGGCCCTGCGCCTGGTGGCCGACAGTTTCGCCCAGCGTTATGTCGAAGAAGACTTCAGCCACATCGGCGCCATGGACGCCCGGGGTTTCCTGATCGGATCGATCATCGCCTACCAGTTGAACAAGCCGCTGATCCTGTTTCGCAAGCAAGGCAAGTTGCCAGCCGACGTCCTGGCCGAGGGCTACCAGACCGAATACGGCGAAGCCTTCCTAGAGGTCCATGCCGACAGTTTGTGCGACGGTGATTCGGTCCTGATGTTCGATGACCTGATCGCCACCGGTGGCACCCTGATCGCCGCCGCCAACCTGGTACGGCGCATGGGAGCGAAGATCCATGAAGCCGCAGCCATCATCGACCTGCCGGAGCTGGGTGGATCGCGCAAGCTGGAAGACATGGGCATCCCGACGTTCTGCCTGACCCAGTTCTCCCTGACCGAGCGCTGACCTTGGCCTGCCGTCCCGGGGCGGCTAGAGCCCCATCTGCTTGCTGATGATTTCGTTCATCACCTCGCGGGTACCACCGCCGATAGAGAGGATGCGGTTGTCGCGGTACAGGCGCTCCACCAAACTCTCGCGCATGTAGCCCATGCCGCCAAGAATCTGCACGGCGTCGTAGGTAATGCGATCGGCGGTGTCGGTGGCAAAGTTCTTGGCCATGGAGATTTCCTTGATCACGCTCTTGCCGGCAGCCATCTTGGCCGCCTGGCGGTAGGTGAACTCCCGGGACACTTCCAGGGCCGTAGCCATCTCCGCCAAGCGATGCTTGATGACCTGGAACTTGGCCACGGGCTTGCCGAACGCCTCGCGTTCGCGCGCCCACTCCAGGCTTTGCTCAAGGGCCATCTGCGCGGTCATGTTGGCCATCAGCGCCAAGGCCAGGCGCTCGCTCTGGAAGTTGCCCATGATGCAGGCAAACCCCATGTTCTCGACGCCGATCAGGTTGCCCACCGGCACCCGGCAATCCTCGAAGAACAGCTCGGCGGTGTCCGAAGCCCACCAGCCCATCTTTTTCAACTGCCGGCCCACGGTGAAGCCGGGAGTGCCCTTCTCGATCAACAGCAGGCTGATGCCGCCGTAACCTGGCTCGCCGGTGCGCACGGCCACTGTGTAGAAATCGGCGCGCACGCCGCTGGTGATGAAGGTCTTGCTGCCGCTGACCCGATAATGATCACCGTCACGCACCGCCCGGGTCTGCAGGTTGGCCACATCGGAACCGCCACCGGGCTCGGTCACCGCCAGGGCACAGATTTTCTCCCCGGACAGCACCAGCGGCGCCACTCGATCGCGAATCTCGGGACGCGCCCACTTGACGATGGGCGGCAAGCCGATATCCAGCGAGCCCAACCCCGCTACCAGACCACCGGAGCCGCTGCGCATCAGCTCTTCACTGGCGGCGATCTTGGCGAATACATCCCCTTCATGGCTGCCCCCAAGGGCCTCCGGATAACCGATGCCGAGGATGCCGGCAGCACCGGCCTTGAGATAGAGCTCGCGAGGGAAGCTCTCGGCCTCCTCCCACTGCTCGATCCCGGGGAGGATTTCGCGCTCGACGAAACGTCGCACGCTGTCGCGGATCAACTGGTGGCTGGGCTCGAAGTATTCCTGGCAGACAGACATCGGCAAGCTCCTCTGAAGGGTCGAAGGAACTTACCAAGCGCTTGCTTGGTTTTCAAGAGCACGCACGAATCCATCCACCGACTGGCCAGTGGATGGATCGAGTTACAGGGCGATGGGTTTGCGCCCGGCGAAGGAATGAGCCAGGGTACCGCCGTCCACCAGCTCCAGCTCGCCGCCCAGGGGCACGCCATGGGCAATACGCGAGGTGATCAGGCCTTTGTCGATCAGCAACTGGGCGATGTAGTGGGCAGTGGCTTCGCCCTCCACCGTGGGGTTGGTGGCCAGGATGACTTCGCTGAAGGTGCCCTGCTCTTCGATTCGCGCCAACAACTGCGGGATGCCGATAGCTTCCGGACCCAGGCCGTCCAGGGGCGAGAGGTGTCCTTTGAGCACGAAGTAGCGACCGCGATAGCCGGTCTGCTCCACCGCATAGACGTCCATCGGCCCTTCGACCACGCACAACAGGCTGTCGTCGCGGCGCGGGTCGGCACACTGTGGGCACAACTCCTCTTCAGTCAGGGTCCGGCACTGGCGGCAATGCCCTACCCCCTCCATGGCCTGGCTCAGGGCCTGGGCCAGCCGCAGGCCGCCGCTGCGATCGCGCTCCAGCAGTTGCAGGGCCATGCGTTGGGCGGTTTTCTGTCCCACCCCGGGCAAGGTGCGCAAGGCATCGATCAGTTGGCGAATCAGGGGGCTGAAGCTCATGGGCAAAGGTCCGACAAAACGACGAGACGCGGTTTATACCCGCGCCCCGGGGTAGCGTCAAATGCTCGCATCCGTGGCGACCTTGACCACCAGCTTGCCGAAGTTGCGCCCCTCGAGCAGGCCGATGAACGCCTGGGGCGCCTGTTCAAGGCCTTCGACCACGTCCTCCTTGAACTTGACCTTGCCCTCGCGCACCCAGGGCGCCATGGCCTTGATGAACTCCGGATGGCGGTCGCCGTAGTCGTCGAAGACGATGAAACCCTGGATACGCACGCGCTTGGTCAGCAGGGTACGTTGCAGCAGCGCCAGGCGGTCCGGCCCCGGCGCAAGCTCCTGGGCGTTGTACTGGGCGATCAGGCCACACAGGGGAATGCGCGCCTTGGCATTGAGCAATGGCAGCACCGCATCGAACACCTTGCCACCGACGTTCTCGAAGTAGATGTCCACGCCCTTGAAGCAGGCTTGTGCCAGTTCATCGGCAAAGTCGGCGCTCTTGTGATCGATGCAGGCATCAAAACCCAGTTCCTCGACCACATAGCGACATTTGTCGGCCCCGCCGGCAACACCCACCACCCGCAGCCCCTTGAGCTTGGCCACCTGCCCCACGACCGAGCCCACCGCGCCGGACGCAGCCCCCACCACCAGGGTCTCCCCGGCCTTGGGCTGGCCGATGTCCATCAAGCCCATGTAGGCGGTCATTCCCGGCATACCCAGTACGCCCAGGGCCATGGACGGGCTGGGCAGGCCCGCAGGCACCGGCACCAGGTTGCGGCCATCGCTGATGCAGTGGCTCTGCCAACCGGTAGCTCCCACCACCAGGTCACCCTCCTGAAACTTCGGATTCAGCGAACGCTCGACCCGACTGACAGCACCGCCGGTCATGACTTCGTCGATCTCCACCGGCGCCGCGTAGGACGGTGCATCACTCATGCGCCCACGCATGTAAGGATCAAGCGAGAGATAGAGCGTCTTGAGCAGCACCTGGCCGTCCGCCAGTTCGGGCAGGGCTACCCGCTCCAGGCGAAAGTTCTCCGGAATGGGCGCGCCCTGGGGACGCGACACCAGCACCACGCGCTGATTGAGGGTCATTGCTTGCGGCATCACAGACACTCCGTTATCGATAAATGAACAGAACTGTATAGGGTGCAGACCGTCATCGGGCAACGGCGTTCGATGTTTCTGCCCACGCTCGCGCCCGGCGCCAAGCCAACTGGCAGGCAAAAAAATGCCAGGCTCAGGGCCTGGCATTGTGTACTGCAATCCGATGCGCGGGGCGAATCAGAATGGCAGCTTCATGCCCGGAGGCAGCTGCATGCCGGCGGTCATGCCGGACATCTTTTCCTGGCTGTTGGATTCGATCTTGCGCACGGCGTCGTTCACTGCCGCTGCGAACAGGTCTTCCAGCACTTCGCGATCGTCTTCGCTGACGCCTTCCAGCAGGCTTGGGTCGATGCTCACGCGCTTGATGTCATGACGGCCGGTCATGACCACGGTGACCATGTCGCCACCGGCCTTGCCGGTGACTTCCGCGTTGGCCAGTTCTTCCTGCATCTTGGCCATTTTTTCCTGCATCTGCTGCGCCTGCTTCATCAGGCCGGCCATGCCACCTTTCATCATGGGAATTACCTCAAGGTACGGTGATGGAAACAGCGCCCGGCCCAAGGCCCGGCGCCCTTTAAGTTAAGTGATCAACCCTGCGCGGCCGCAGCCTCGACAGGTTCAATAGTATCGTGGCGCACCACTGCGCCGAACTCCTGGACCATCCGCTGGATGAACGGATCACCGTGGATCGATTCCTCGGCCTCGCGCTGGCGATTGGCACGGCGACGAGCGGCAGCCTGGGCCGGGGTTTCCTGTTCGGGCTTGATCAGTTCGATGCTCAGCGCCAGGGTACGCCCGTGGTACTGGTTCAGGGCATCATTGAGGCGGCGCTGCTGGGTCGCGTTGAACAACGCGCTATGGGCCGGGTCCAGGTGCAGCAGCCACTGGTCACCGTCCACGGCGATCAGGGTGCAGTTGGCGGCAATGCTTCCGGTCATGCCGGAAATCGGCAGTTTCGGGAACAGTTCCAGCCACTCCAGGGCCAGGCCGGTAGCCGGCATGGCCGCAGGCTCGGGTTCAGGCTCCGGCGCCGGTTCGGCGATATGCTCGCTGGCCAGTTCGTCAAGGTAACTGTAGGCCGAGTCCATGTCCGGCTCGATGTAGTCCTCGTCCAGCGGCGGCTCGTCGTCCAGGTCGCTCCCCGGCGTGGCGGCATCGACCTCGGCCACGCTCGGCTCGGGCACAGGGGCACTGGCCCACTCCGGCACGTCCGGCACTACGCTGTCCGGCACCGGAGTCAGCACCGCGGGCAACTCCGGCGGCTCGGCAACCACGTCCAGCATCGGCTCCACGGCCGGCCGCTGCTCGAGCGGCGCCTCTACCGGATCGTTCCACGGCAGGTCGACCACCTCTTGGGCGACCACCGGTTCGGGGTCAGGTTCGGCTTCGACAGTGGCCGTGGCCGGCTCAGGCTGGACCACCGGAGCAACGACCGGCTGGGCCACTGGCTCCGTTGCGGCGACAGGGGCCTGGGCAACCGGCATGCTGGCAACAGGAGCGACAGCAGGCACGACCGCTGCTGGCGCCGCCACGGCTTGGGCGGAATCAACTGTGGCCTGGCTGATCCCCACCGGCTTTAGCGGCTGTCTCGGTGCATCCGCGGCATCCGCCGGCCGGAAGGCCAGCATCCGCAGCAGGACCATTTCGAAACCGCCGCGCGGGTCCGGTGCCAGCGGCAGGTCACGCCGACCGATCAGGCCCATCTGGTAATAGAACTGGACGTCTTCGGCCGGCAGCGCCTGGGCCAGCGCCAGCACCCGATCGCGGTCGCCATGGCCGTTGTCGACGCCCTCGGGCAACGCCTGGGCAATCGCCACCCGGTGCAGCACGTTGAGGATTTCCGACAGTACGCCGTTCCAGTCCGGCCCCTGCTCCGCCAGATGGCGTACCGCCTCCAGCAGCGCCTTGGCGTCGCCTTCGATCAGCGCATGGAGCACGTCATAGACCTGGCCATGATCGAGGGTGCCGAGCATGGCCCGTACATCGGCAGCCATGACCTTGCCCTCGCCGAAAGCAATGGCCTGGTCGGTGAGGCTCATGGCATCACGCATCGATCCATCGGCGGCGCGCCCCAGCAGCCACAGCGCATCGCCTTCGAACGGCACACTCTCCACACCCAGCACATGGCTCAGGTGCTCGACCACGCGCTCGGGGGTCATGTTCTTCAGGGAAAACTGCAGGCAGCGGGACAGGATGGTCGCCGGCAGCTTCTGCGGATCGGTGGTCGCCAGGATGAACTTGACGTAGGGCGGCGGCTCCTCGAGGGTCTTGAGCAAGGCGTTGAACGAGTGGCTGGAGAGCATGTGCACTTCGTCGATCAGGTAGACCTTGAAGCGCCCGCGGCTGGGGGCGTACTGCACGTTGTCCAGCAGCTCTCGAGTGTCCTCGACCTTGGTCCGGCTCGCGGCGTCGATCTCGATCAGGTCGACGAAACGTCCTTCATCGATCTCGGTGCACACCGAGCAGGTGCCGCACGGGGTGGAAGTGATGCCCGTTTCACAGTTCAGGCATTTGGCAATGATCCGCGCGATGGTGGTCTTGCCCACCCCGCGGGTACCGGTAAACAGGTAGGCATGGTGCAGCCGCTGGCTGTCCAAGGCATTGATCAGAGCCTTGAGCACATGGGTCTGGCCGACCATTTCGCGGAACGAGCGCGGACGCCATTTACGTGCAAGAACCTGATAACTCATCGAAAACCGTCGCAACTGGAAAGCGGAAGCCGGTAATGCTAGCGGAGCAAGGGCGAAATTGCATCCGGCACGCTTGTCTAATCTGTCCAAGTGGCCATTTTTCAAGGGGTTGCCTGCCGGCCAATGGAATCCTGCAGTAATGAAGACGCCCGGCAAGGGCCGGGCCATCGTCCAGCGCTACGTCGACTCGGCCCCGTCCGCACAAGCCTGGACCAGCCCCTGGCACCCGCTGCTACGCCACACCGCAGGCGGCAGGTAGCGACGGACCCACTCCAGCACGGCATCGGCCGGCATCGGTGCAGCGATGAAGTCGCCCATGGCCACCTCGCACCCCAGGGCCATCAAGCGCTCGCCATGGGCCAGGCTCTCCAGCCCCTCGGCCACCACCCGGCGACCGAACGCCTGGGCCAGCCCCACCAGAGCCCGGACCAGCGCCTGGTCGTCCTGATCGTGGAGCATGTCGCGAATGAACAGTCGGTCGATCTTGATGGTCTGGGTCCGCAAGTGCTTGAGATAACTCAAGGACGAGTGCCCGGTGCCAAAATCCCCCAGGGAGAACTGCACCCCGAAGCCCTGGCAGGCGTCGAGGCAGTCGCTGACCTTGTGGATGTTGTCGATGGCCACCGACTCGACGATCTCCAGGTCCAGCAAGGCCGGCGAGACATCCGGATAACGATCGAGCATGTCCTTGAGCCGCTCGACGAAGTCCGCCCGCTGAAAATGCCGGGCGGCGATGTTCAAGCTTACCGGCCAGTCCTGCCCCGCAGCCTGCCAGCGCTGCAGCTGGGCCATCACCTCATGCATGACCCACTCGCCGATGTCGACGATCAGGTCGGTTTCCTCCACCTGCGGCAGGAACTCATGGGTTCCCAGGAGTCCGCGCTGGGGATGCTGCCAGCGCAGCATGGCTTCCAGGCCCACCACTGCGCCGCTGCGCATGTTCACCTTGGGTTGGAAGAACAGCCGCAGCTGCCCGCCGTCCAGCGCCTGGCGCACCTGCTCCACGGTCTGGTAGGTGACCATCACTTCACGATCGCGCAGCACATCGAACAGATGGAAGCGATTGCGGCCACTCTGCTTGGCCACGTACATGGCCTGGTCGGCATGACGCAGCAAGGTGTCGGCATCATGGTTGTCGGCGGGAAACAGGGTCACGCCGATGCTGGCAAAGACGTTGATATCCTTGCCCTGGATCGAATAAGGCTGGGAAATGGTCGCCAGGACCCGCTGCAGCGCACCACGCAATTCCAGCATGTCGCGCACATAGCGCAGAATCAGCACGAACTCATCGCCCCCCAGGCGTGCAACCACATCCTCGCCACGGATGATCGAGCGCAAGCGCGCCGCTACTTCCACCAGCAGCAGATCGCCACAGGCATGCCCGTAGCCATCGTTGACCGCCTTGAAACCGTCCAGGTCGAGCATGCACACCGCGAGCGGAATATCTTGCTGCCGGGAAAATTCCAGGGCCTGGTACAACTGGTCGGAGAGGAACGCACGATTGGGTAGGCCCGTGAGCACGTCATGCCCGACCCGCCATTGCAGGGAATGCAGCAACTGGCGCTTTTCGCTGACATCGAAGCGAATCGACACATAACGCACCACCCGCCCGGAGCGCTGGTCCACCAGCGGCACCATGGTGCTGTCGACCCAATACAGGCTGCCGTCCTTGGCGCGATTGCAGATCTCGCCCTTCCACACCTGGCCCCGGATGATGGTGCGCCACAACTCGCCGAAGAACTCCGGCGGATGCAGCCCGGAGCTGAGCATGCTGTGGTCAGCGCCGATCAGTTCACCACGGCTGTAGCCCGAGACCTGGCAGAACAGGTCGTTGACATAGGTGATGCGGCCGTCCAGATCGGTTTCGGAAAAAATGGCGGCGGCATCGACGGCCCTACGGTATTTCTCATCCATGAGTCGAACTCACTGTCGCTAGCGGTTGAACCGCTCGACCAAGGCGTGCAGCCCGGAAGAGATGTTTTCCAGCTCGGCCCCACGAAGCACTCCGACGCTGGCGTTCTCGGCAGTGCGCTGCACCGTGACAGCCACGCTGTTGATCTGTTCGGACACCGATTCGGCGACATGGGACTGCTCCTGGGAAGCCGCGGCCATCTGCTGGCTCATGTCGGTAATGCGCTCGACCGCAGCGCCGATGCCCTGCAAGGCCTGCTGCGCCTGCAGTACCTGCTGCACCCCCTGCTCGGCTTCCTCGATACCGAGGCTGGCGATCTGCACCGCCTCGTCAGCCCCGGCCCGCAGGCTCTGGATGATGCCCTGGATCTGCTGGGTGGATTCCCGGGTCTTGCCGGCCAGGGCCCGCACTTCATCGGCCACGACCGCGAATCCGCGTCCCTGCTCGCCAGCCCGGGCCGCCTCGATGGCAGCATTCAGGGCCAGCAGGTTGGTCTGGTCGGCGATCGCCTGGATCATGCTCGCCGCCACCATGATGTCCTGGGTCTGCCCGGCCAGATCCCCCACCGCCTGGTTGATCTGGGTGACCGTACGGGCCAGCACCTGGATCGCCTCGCGGGAGGTGCCCGCTACCTGGCTGCCCTGCTGCGCCAGCAGGTTGGCGGTGTGGGCTTCGCTGGCAGTATGCTGCACATGCTCGGCGACTTCGGTGATCGAAGCGGCCATCTGGGTCATGGCGGCGGCGGTCATGTCGGTTTCCGCCCGCTGCTCCAGCAGCGCCGACTCGGTGCGACTGGACAACTGGCTGGAGTCCGCGGCTGCCGCTGCCATCTGCCGGGCCAGGTCGCTGAGGCGGGTCAAGGCGGTTTTCAGCCGGGCCTCCTCGCTGACCAGGATCATCTGCAATTGCGCCGCCGGCCCGAGGGATTCGCTGTAGGCCAGGGCACAGATCGGATCGGCGAAGGTGTTGGGCGTGCTGCTGACAATGTCCTTGAGCTGTCGGCCCAGGCGGCGCTGGGCCAACAGTCCGACGCCAAGGAATCCCGCCAGCGTCAGACCTTGGGCCGCCAGGGCCGGCAACCAGTTGAAGGCCGCCAGGCAAGCCGCCGCTACCGTCATCGGCACCAACAGCGGACGAGCCCCGGCCTCCAGACGGCGCCAGGCCGAAACCGGCGCCTTGTCGGCGCGCAACCGCGCATACAGGATCTCGGCCCGCGTCACCTGCTCGCGGGTCGGCTTGACCCGTACCGACTCATAACCCACCAGGCGCCCATCCTCGAGGATCGGCGTGACATAGGCGCTGACCCAATAGAAGTTGCCATTCTTGCAGCGGTTCTTCACCACCCCCATCCAGCTGTGGCCGGCCTTCAGATAACGCCACATGGATTCGAACAC
Coding sequences:
- a CDS encoding sulfite exporter TauE/SafE family protein, coding for MLELAPLLVSAMILGLLGGGHCLGMCGGLMGALTLAIPQEQRGRRLRLLLAYNLGRILSYALAGLLLGLAGWAVANSPLALFMRTLAGLLLIAMGLYLAGWWSGLTRIEALGKGLWRHIQPAASRLLPVSTLSRALVLGALWGWLPCGLVYSTLLWSASQGNALDSALLMLAFGLGTWPVLLATGLAAERVTALLRRRSVRLAGGLLVMLFGIWTLPGPHQHWLMGH
- the hemN gene encoding oxygen-independent coproporphyrinogen III oxidase, giving the protein MLDAIRWDTDLIRRYDLAGPRYTSYPTAVQFNSQVGAFDLLHALRDSRKAQRPLSLYVHIPFCANICYYCACNKVITKDRSRALPYLQRLEQEMQLIACHLAPNQRVEQLHFGGGTPTFLNHDELRQLMALLRKHFNLLDDDSGDYGIEIDPREADWSTMGLLRELGFNRVSVGLQDLDPVVQRAVNRLQSLEETRAVIEAARTLQFRSINIDLIYGLPKQTPENFARTVDEVISLQPDRLSVFNYAHLPERFMPQRRINSSELPAPAEKLQMLQRSIEQLTAAGYRYIGMDHFALPDDELAIAQEESTLQRNFQGYTTHGHCDLIGLGVSAISQIGDLYCQNSSDLTHYQNALAGAQLATSRGLVCNADDRLRREIIQQLICNFSLKFEDIEQAFNIDFRGYFHELWANLQEMADDGLIELSDQAINVLPAGRLLVRSVCMVFDAYLGQQNRQRFSRVI
- the fnrA gene encoding Crp/Fnr family transcriptional regulator FnrA, yielding MSEPVKLRAHNQAHCKDCSLAPLCLPLSLNLEDMDALDEIVKRGRPLKKGEFLFRQGDGFDSVYAVRSGALKTFSLSDSGEEQITGFHLPSELVGLSGMDTESHPVSAQALETTSVCEIPFERLDELALQLPQLRRQLMRVMSREIRDDQQMMLLLSKKTADERIATFLVNLSARFRARGFSANQFRLSMSRNEIGNYLGLAVETVSRVFTRFQQNELIAAEGKEVHILDPIQLCALAGGSVEG
- a CDS encoding adenine phosphoribosyltransferase; amino-acid sequence: MAFDSFDIKSLIRPVIDFPKPGVIFRDITPLFQSPRALRLVADSFAQRYVEEDFSHIGAMDARGFLIGSIIAYQLNKPLILFRKQGKLPADVLAEGYQTEYGEAFLEVHADSLCDGDSVLMFDDLIATGGTLIAAANLVRRMGAKIHEAAAIIDLPELGGSRKLEDMGIPTFCLTQFSLTER
- a CDS encoding acyl-CoA dehydrogenase family protein, with product MSVCQEYFEPSHQLIRDSVRRFVEREILPGIEQWEEAESFPRELYLKAGAAGILGIGYPEALGGSHEGDVFAKIAASEELMRSGSGGLVAGLGSLDIGLPPIVKWARPEIRDRVAPLVLSGEKICALAVTEPGGGSDVANLQTRAVRDGDHYRVSGSKTFITSGVRADFYTVAVRTGEPGYGGISLLLIEKGTPGFTVGRQLKKMGWWASDTAELFFEDCRVPVGNLIGVENMGFACIMGNFQSERLALALMANMTAQMALEQSLEWAREREAFGKPVAKFQVIKHRLAEMATALEVSREFTYRQAAKMAAGKSVIKEISMAKNFATDTADRITYDAVQILGGMGYMRESLVERLYRDNRILSIGGGTREVMNEIISKQMGL
- the recR gene encoding recombination mediator RecR, whose product is MSFSPLIRQLIDALRTLPGVGQKTAQRMALQLLERDRSGGLRLAQALSQAMEGVGHCRQCRTLTEEELCPQCADPRRDDSLLCVVEGPMDVYAVEQTGYRGRYFVLKGHLSPLDGLGPEAIGIPQLLARIEEQGTFSEVILATNPTVEGEATAHYIAQLLIDKGLITSRIAHGVPLGGELELVDGGTLAHSFAGRKPIAL
- a CDS encoding NADP-dependent oxidoreductase, producing MPQAMTLNQRVVLVSRPQGAPIPENFRLERVALPELADGQVLLKTLYLSLDPYMRGRMSDAPSYAAPVEIDEVMTGGAVSRVERSLNPKFQEGDLVVGATGWQSHCISDGRNLVPVPAGLPSPSMALGVLGMPGMTAYMGLMDIGQPKAGETLVVGAASGAVGSVVGQVAKLKGLRVVGVAGGADKCRYVVEELGFDACIDHKSADFADELAQACFKGVDIYFENVGGKVFDAVLPLLNAKARIPLCGLIAQYNAQELAPGPDRLALLQRTLLTKRVRIQGFIVFDDYGDRHPEFIKAMAPWVREGKVKFKEDVVEGLEQAPQAFIGLLEGRNFGKLVVKVATDASI
- a CDS encoding YbaB/EbfC family nucleoid-associated protein, whose translation is MMKGGMAGLMKQAQQMQEKMAKMQEELANAEVTGKAGGDMVTVVMTGRHDIKRVSIDPSLLEGVSEDDREVLEDLFAAAVNDAVRKIESNSQEKMSGMTAGMQLPPGMKLPF